A window from Polyangium spumosum encodes these proteins:
- a CDS encoding ABC transporter permease subunit, translating to MGTRVTRTLADAVVPKLLFLCAVARVLATLAITGLLVVEVIAFLQTPGAHAAAVALPPLLAGALVAALVATLVALPLGLLVAVYRSEFAGPRVRRVLDPALEALASLPTVVLGYLAITLLSPALAAPGPLLSGVALGLMILPFFAARSAAAISAVPASLREGAYALGVGKIATVTRVVLRAASGGIGAALSLALARAIAELAILAIVTGGPPPARWDVWAIDASNHLTRASLAATIEGAATLVALALLMAVPASLGAAAWLEEYAPRGRLVSLVEGITRRLAAAPPIVYGLLGFSIFVRVLGFGESTLAGASMLALLLLPRMTTTFREALRAVPGSLRDACLALGADRLRTLREVVLPAAMPAISRGALRSLARAAFETAPLALIGALPLSALPWQLLGAP from the coding sequence GTGGGTACCCGCGTCACGCGTACGCTCGCGGACGCCGTCGTCCCGAAGCTGCTCTTCCTCTGCGCCGTCGCGCGGGTCCTCGCCACGCTGGCGATCACCGGCCTGCTCGTCGTGGAGGTAATCGCGTTTCTCCAGACGCCCGGCGCGCACGCCGCCGCGGTTGCGCTCCCGCCGCTGCTCGCGGGCGCGCTCGTCGCGGCGCTCGTCGCCACGCTCGTCGCGCTCCCGCTCGGCTTGCTCGTCGCCGTCTACCGCAGCGAGTTCGCAGGCCCGCGCGTGCGCCGTGTCCTCGATCCGGCGCTCGAGGCCCTCGCGAGCCTGCCCACGGTCGTGCTCGGATACCTCGCGATCACCCTGCTCTCACCCGCGCTCGCCGCGCCGGGCCCGCTGCTCTCGGGTGTCGCCCTCGGCTTGATGATCTTGCCGTTCTTCGCCGCGCGCTCCGCCGCCGCGATCTCCGCCGTCCCCGCCAGCCTGCGCGAGGGCGCGTACGCGCTCGGCGTCGGCAAGATCGCGACCGTCACCCGCGTCGTCCTGCGCGCGGCGTCCGGCGGCATCGGCGCCGCGCTCTCGCTCGCCCTCGCCCGCGCGATCGCCGAGCTCGCCATCCTCGCGATCGTCACGGGCGGGCCTCCCCCCGCGCGCTGGGACGTCTGGGCGATCGACGCGTCGAACCACCTCACCCGCGCTTCCCTCGCCGCCACCATCGAAGGCGCCGCGACGCTCGTCGCCCTCGCCCTCTTGATGGCCGTGCCCGCCTCCCTCGGCGCCGCGGCGTGGCTCGAAGAGTACGCGCCTCGTGGCCGGCTCGTCTCGCTCGTCGAGGGCATCACCCGGCGCCTCGCCGCGGCCCCGCCGATCGTCTACGGCCTGCTCGGCTTCTCGATCTTCGTGCGCGTGCTCGGCTTCGGCGAGAGCACGCTCGCCGGCGCGTCGATGCTCGCGCTCCTGCTCCTGCCGCGGATGACCACCACCTTCCGCGAGGCCCTGCGCGCCGTGCCCGGATCCCTGCGCGACGCTTGCCTCGCGCTCGGCGCCGATCGCCTGCGCACGCTGCGCGAGGTCGTGTTACCCGCGGCCATGCCGGCGATCTCGCGGGGCGCGCTCCGCTCGCTCGCCCGCGCGGCCTTCGAGACCGCGCCGCTCGCGCTCATCGGCGCGCTGCCGCTCTCGGCGCTACCCTGGCAGCTCCTCGGCGCGCCCTGA
- a CDS encoding ATP-binding cassette domain-containing protein — MTSLHADDAAPPVKMKAEDLHAWTDREEVIRGITLRIADRNVTALMGPSGCGKSPLLRCLDRMHEITPGHRVSGRVLLDGANIYAPGTNVAEVRRRVGMIFKKPNPFPHMSVRDNVLAGLRLNGLPVEGADELVERSLRRAALWDEVKGDLARPGTSLSRGQQQRLCIARALALGPEVLLLDEPTSALDPIATSRIEDVIHELRDHLAVVIVTHNMKQAARVSDYTAFIDEGELVEFDRTDRIFTNPRERRTEDYVSGKFG, encoded by the coding sequence ATGACCTCGCTCCACGCAGACGACGCCGCGCCTCCCGTGAAGATGAAAGCGGAGGACCTGCACGCGTGGACCGACCGCGAGGAGGTGATCCGCGGGATCACGCTGCGGATCGCGGACAGGAACGTGACCGCGCTGATGGGCCCCTCCGGCTGCGGCAAATCCCCGCTGCTGCGCTGCCTCGACCGCATGCACGAGATCACGCCGGGCCACCGCGTCTCGGGCCGCGTCTTGCTCGACGGCGCCAACATCTACGCGCCCGGCACGAACGTGGCCGAGGTCCGCCGCCGGGTCGGCATGATCTTCAAGAAGCCGAACCCGTTCCCGCACATGTCGGTGCGGGACAACGTGCTCGCCGGCCTGCGCCTGAACGGGCTGCCCGTGGAGGGCGCGGACGAGCTCGTCGAGCGCTCGCTGCGGCGCGCGGCGCTCTGGGACGAGGTGAAGGGCGACCTCGCCCGGCCCGGGACGAGCCTCTCGCGGGGCCAGCAGCAGCGCCTCTGCATCGCGCGCGCGCTCGCGCTCGGGCCCGAGGTCCTCTTGCTCGACGAGCCGACGAGCGCGCTCGACCCCATCGCGACGAGCCGCATCGAGGACGTGATCCACGAGCTGCGGGACCACCTTGCCGTCGTCATCGTGACCCACAACATGAAGCAGGCCGCGCGGGTGAGTGACTACACGGCGTTCATCGACGAGGGAGAGCTGGTCGAGTTCGACCGCACCGATCGCATCTTCACGAACCCACGCGAGCGGCGGACCGAGGACTACGTGTCCGGGAAATTCGGTTGA
- the phoU gene encoding phosphate signaling complex protein PhoU, which produces MSRVYENELRTLRDRLLLMGSLVEEMIGKAMQALATRDTALARSTMKMDRRINRLEVEIDDLCMRILAMRQPVASDLRFVTKALKIVTDLERIGDLGVNICDRVAELNEEPPLPATFDLVSLADEATLVVREALDALVERDVDGAMELLGRDEAIDEHYSEIWKRLLELMTSDPTTIYRATRVQSIAKYLERIGDHAMNIAETVVFLVTGKDIRHRNRRYETGAPPPNDGAEVKSG; this is translated from the coding sequence ATGAGCCGCGTCTACGAGAACGAGCTGCGCACGCTCCGCGATCGGCTGCTCCTCATGGGCAGCCTCGTCGAGGAGATGATCGGCAAGGCGATGCAGGCGCTCGCCACGCGGGACACGGCGCTCGCGCGCTCGACGATGAAGATGGACCGGCGCATCAACCGGCTGGAGGTCGAGATCGACGACCTCTGCATGCGCATCCTCGCGATGCGCCAGCCCGTGGCCTCGGACCTGCGCTTCGTCACGAAGGCGCTGAAGATCGTCACGGACCTCGAGCGCATCGGCGACCTCGGCGTGAACATCTGCGACCGCGTCGCCGAGCTGAACGAAGAGCCGCCGCTGCCCGCGACCTTCGACCTCGTCTCCCTCGCCGACGAGGCGACGCTCGTGGTGCGCGAGGCGCTCGACGCCCTCGTGGAGCGCGACGTCGACGGCGCGATGGAGCTGCTCGGGCGCGACGAGGCGATCGACGAGCACTACAGCGAGATCTGGAAGCGCCTGCTCGAGCTGATGACGAGCGACCCGACGACCATTTACCGGGCGACGCGGGTGCAATCGATCGCGAAGTACCTCGAACGAATCGGCGATCACGCGATGAACATCGCCGAGACGGTGGTTTTCCTGGTCACGGGCAAGGACATCCGGCACCGGAATCGAAGGTACGAGACGGGCGCGCCGCCCCCGAACGACGGGGCGGAAGTGAAGTCCGGCTGA
- a CDS encoding SH3 domain-containing protein has translation MAKSARPVTIERPSPADERPAWSRVGIVAAVGFVLGVAWPKLAGVNVGPNVPGDLKPQAEATASAAPTAAPAAPTAAPTAEPAAAPPPNKQTVVVGPGKISRCWDKKNKKVSDCGALLLDPVAVPKLQSLAECPSALGLAGKLTLTIEIDFKDKEVHVVKNRKDKTTIPTSTVTGILQCGKRAFANLPLEEVPNKYRHYTVQYGLTFYPPGKAPEEAAAGSGEGEDAAGSTTSEAEAGGTGVVTWDTALVRKVPKDGTVVARLVRGTKVKIVGRRNEWYKIETGSKTGWVYRGALGL, from the coding sequence ATGGCGAAGTCAGCGCGACCCGTCACGATCGAGAGGCCCTCGCCGGCCGACGAGCGGCCCGCGTGGTCCCGGGTCGGGATCGTCGCCGCGGTCGGCTTCGTGCTGGGCGTCGCCTGGCCCAAGCTCGCGGGCGTGAACGTCGGCCCCAACGTGCCCGGCGACCTGAAGCCCCAGGCCGAAGCCACGGCGTCCGCCGCCCCCACCGCCGCGCCCGCCGCGCCCACGGCCGCCCCCACGGCCGAGCCCGCCGCCGCGCCCCCGCCGAACAAGCAGACCGTCGTCGTCGGCCCCGGCAAGATTAGCCGCTGCTGGGACAAGAAAAACAAGAAGGTCTCCGATTGTGGCGCCCTTCTGCTCGACCCCGTCGCGGTCCCCAAGCTCCAGAGCCTCGCCGAGTGCCCCTCCGCCCTCGGCCTCGCCGGCAAGCTCACGCTCACGATCGAGATCGATTTCAAGGACAAAGAGGTCCACGTCGTCAAGAACAGGAAAGACAAGACGACGATCCCCACCTCGACCGTCACCGGCATCCTCCAGTGCGGAAAACGCGCCTTCGCGAACCTGCCGCTCGAGGAGGTCCCGAACAAGTACCGCCATTACACGGTGCAATACGGCCTCACGTTTTACCCGCCCGGAAAGGCGCCCGAGGAGGCCGCCGCAGGCTCCGGCGAGGGCGAGGACGCCGCAGGCAGCACCACGAGCGAGGCTGAGGCCGGCGGCACGGGCGTCGTGACTTGGGACACGGCGCTCGTGCGCAAGGTGCCCAAGGACGGCACGGTCGTGGCGCGGCTCGTGCGCGGGACGAAGGTCAAGATCGTGGGCCGCCGCAACGAGTGGTACAAGATCGAGACCGGCTCGAAGACCGGCTGGGTCTACCGCGGCGCGCTCGGGCTCTGA
- a CDS encoding VanW family protein — MSNTSALPSSPTRRPRRHFLLRGALASVVVAAAALSASAACKHLLPAEGTVARGVRIGGVEAGPGTPREVAARHARALLERRVTLTIGEDVALETSLAELGAAVDEQRLATRLASVGREGDLEARLADALSARGGGVTVPVFVTLPIEPLAAALERRKDETDTPPRGARLDFATGKPTAHVSGKYLDLYAAASAIERAAQSGESRVSVPTFEILPDASSEVVASIDVSRVVTKYETRFGYLGGQANRAQNVARAAAGIDGVVLLPGEMKSFNVEVGPRTKDNGFTTAPEIWKGEMREGIGGGTCQVASTLHAAAYLGGFEIAERSNHSRPSGYIPMGLDATVVYPHVDLRLKNPYSFPVVVRAVTDKGTLTVEIRGSGAPDAVEWSSSTIGVSPYKRKIEENPALTEGRVVLKQKGIKGYQIRKTRVMKSEDGRARVEEKTDVYPPTFEILIVPPGLDPATLPPLPGEQAERQSSG; from the coding sequence ATGTCGAACACAAGCGCGCTCCCCTCGTCCCCCACGCGACGCCCCCGCCGCCATTTCCTGCTCCGCGGCGCGCTCGCGTCCGTCGTCGTCGCCGCCGCCGCGCTCTCGGCCTCCGCCGCCTGCAAGCACCTCCTGCCCGCCGAAGGCACGGTCGCGCGAGGTGTACGTATCGGCGGCGTCGAGGCAGGCCCGGGGACGCCACGCGAGGTCGCCGCGCGGCACGCGCGCGCCCTGCTCGAGAGGCGCGTCACGCTCACGATCGGCGAGGACGTGGCCCTCGAGACGTCGCTCGCCGAGCTCGGCGCGGCCGTCGACGAGCAGCGGCTCGCCACGCGCCTCGCGTCCGTGGGCCGCGAGGGAGACCTCGAGGCGCGCCTCGCCGACGCCCTCTCCGCGCGTGGCGGCGGCGTCACGGTCCCCGTCTTCGTCACCTTGCCGATCGAGCCCCTCGCCGCCGCGCTCGAGCGCCGCAAGGACGAGACCGACACCCCGCCCCGCGGCGCCCGCCTCGATTTCGCCACCGGAAAACCCACGGCGCACGTCTCCGGGAAATACCTCGACCTTTATGCCGCGGCCTCGGCGATCGAGCGGGCCGCCCAGAGCGGCGAATCCCGCGTCTCCGTCCCGACCTTCGAGATCCTGCCCGACGCGTCGAGCGAGGTCGTCGCCTCGATCGACGTCTCGCGTGTCGTCACGAAATACGAGACCCGCTTCGGATACCTCGGCGGGCAGGCGAACCGCGCGCAAAACGTGGCCCGCGCCGCGGCCGGGATCGACGGCGTCGTGCTCCTCCCCGGCGAGATGAAGAGTTTCAACGTCGAGGTCGGCCCTCGCACGAAGGATAACGGATTCACGACGGCGCCGGAGATCTGGAAGGGCGAGATGCGCGAGGGCATCGGCGGCGGCACCTGCCAGGTCGCGAGCACGTTACACGCGGCGGCGTACCTCGGCGGATTCGAGATCGCCGAGCGGAGCAACCATTCCCGGCCGAGCGGCTACATCCCGATGGGCCTCGACGCCACGGTCGTGTATCCACACGTCGACCTCAGGCTCAAGAACCCGTATTCGTTCCCCGTCGTCGTCCGCGCCGTCACGGACAAAGGCACGCTCACGGTCGAGATCCGCGGCAGCGGCGCGCCCGACGCGGTGGAATGGTCGAGCTCGACGATCGGCGTCTCCCCCTACAAGCGCAAGATCGAGGAGAACCCGGCCTTGACCGAGGGGCGCGTGGTCCTGAAGCAAAAGGGCATCAAGGGCTACCAGATCCGCAAGACCCGCGTGATGAAGTCCGAGGACGGCCGCGCGCGGGTCGAGGAGAAGACCGACGTCTATCCGCCGACGTTCGAGATCCTGATCGTCCCGCCCGGCCTCGATCCCGCGACCCTACCGCCGCTGCCCGGCGAACAGGCCGAGCGGCAATCGAGCGGATAA
- a CDS encoding metallophosphoesterase family protein codes for MRYAVVSDVHSNVEALSAVLAAIDAERVDAIVCLGDVVGYGANPNECARLLAAAGAKCVVGNHDRAALGLRDTAHFGRKAREAMRWTRRMLSDTSHDWLASLPLVRKVSSEVLLFHAALHPTPNDELHLSSLSRLEKSLRALREGGYGARIGLFGHTHHAGAWRARGGAFGPAPGEIVKLDDGAHYLINPGSVGQSRDGDPRASFAVLDMDEGIARFRRVPYDTTLAMAKIAALEARGRRGLSAWLSARLPLGLFAGQRR; via the coding sequence GTGAGATACGCCGTCGTGTCGGACGTGCATTCGAATGTCGAGGCCCTCTCCGCGGTGCTCGCGGCGATCGACGCGGAGAGGGTCGACGCGATCGTGTGCCTCGGCGACGTCGTGGGGTACGGGGCGAACCCGAACGAGTGCGCGCGTTTGCTCGCGGCGGCGGGGGCGAAATGCGTCGTGGGCAACCACGATCGCGCAGCGCTCGGGCTAAGGGACACGGCGCATTTCGGGCGGAAGGCGCGCGAGGCGATGCGATGGACGCGCCGCATGCTGAGCGACACGAGCCACGATTGGCTCGCGTCGTTGCCGCTCGTCCGGAAGGTCTCCTCCGAGGTCTTGCTCTTCCACGCGGCGCTGCACCCGACGCCGAACGACGAGCTGCACCTGTCGAGTTTGTCGCGGCTGGAGAAGAGCCTGCGCGCGCTGCGCGAGGGCGGGTATGGCGCGCGGATCGGCCTCTTCGGGCACACGCACCACGCGGGGGCGTGGCGGGCGCGGGGCGGCGCGTTCGGGCCGGCGCCGGGCGAGATCGTGAAGCTCGACGACGGGGCGCATTACCTCATCAACCCGGGCAGCGTGGGGCAATCACGCGACGGGGATCCGCGGGCGTCGTTCGCCGTGCTCGACATGGACGAGGGGATCGCGCGGTTCCGGCGCGTGCCGTACGACACGACGCTGGCGATGGCGAAGATCGCGGCGCTCGAGGCGAGAGGGCGGCGGGGGCTCTCGGCGTGGTTATCCGCTCGATTGCCGCTCGGCCTGTTCGCCGGGCAGCGGCGGTAG
- a CDS encoding GNAT family N-acetyltransferase: MELCCTVVSDIADLEAMRGEWEALLERSDGDEPMLSPLWILAWWRVFGGTDGRCLRALRITGEGRLVGLLPLVARRVWHRGVPFRRLEVLPSGEDEADEIVSEYIGLVAERGAEEVVAEAAARALEGGLAGAWDEVVLPAMDGSKRAPFALADALGRRGWMVTLTERGRSPYVTLPRSFEAYLAALPSSRRYLVRRSIRDLEGFARGDLVFSVARTPEELASARDTLVSLHEARWQKDERTGVFVSSKFRAFHDAVMPALLERGALELSVLRAGGEPIAALYNLVWNDKVYFYQSGRRADLPAKLRPGIVAHAMAIRMAIESGRREYDFLGGDVRYKLDLALASRPIVEIRAARRTLRETLRDHAERAAREIARLRGEPASQRRPAEAFAEEEP, encoded by the coding sequence ATGGAACTCTGCTGCACCGTCGTCTCCGATATCGCCGACCTCGAGGCCATGCGGGGTGAATGGGAGGCGCTGCTCGAGCGCAGCGACGGCGACGAGCCCATGCTCTCGCCGCTCTGGATCCTCGCCTGGTGGCGCGTGTTCGGGGGGACGGACGGCCGGTGCCTCCGTGCATTACGGATCACCGGGGAGGGGCGGCTCGTGGGCCTCTTGCCGCTCGTGGCGAGGCGCGTCTGGCACCGCGGCGTTCCGTTCCGGCGGCTCGAGGTATTGCCCTCGGGCGAGGACGAGGCGGACGAGATCGTGTCCGAATACATCGGGCTCGTGGCCGAGCGGGGCGCGGAGGAGGTGGTCGCGGAGGCGGCCGCGCGGGCGCTCGAAGGGGGCCTCGCGGGGGCCTGGGACGAGGTCGTGCTGCCGGCGATGGATGGCAGCAAGCGCGCGCCGTTCGCGCTGGCGGACGCCCTCGGGCGGCGGGGATGGATGGTGACCCTGACGGAGCGCGGGCGGAGCCCGTACGTGACGCTCCCGCGGTCGTTCGAGGCATACCTCGCGGCGTTGCCTTCGTCGCGGCGGTATCTGGTGCGGCGCTCGATCCGGGATCTCGAGGGCTTCGCCCGGGGCGATCTCGTGTTTTCGGTCGCGCGGACGCCGGAGGAGCTCGCGTCGGCGCGCGACACGCTCGTTTCATTACACGAGGCGCGCTGGCAGAAGGACGAGCGGACGGGCGTGTTCGTGTCCTCGAAATTCAGGGCGTTCCACGACGCCGTGATGCCCGCGCTCCTCGAGCGTGGCGCGCTCGAGCTCTCGGTGCTGCGGGCGGGCGGCGAGCCCATCGCGGCCCTTTACAATCTCGTCTGGAACGACAAGGTTTATTTCTATCAGAGCGGCAGGCGGGCCGATTTGCCGGCGAAGCTCCGGCCGGGGATCGTCGCGCACGCGATGGCCATTCGAATGGCCATCGAGTCCGGCCGGCGCGAATACGATTTCCTGGGAGGGGACGTGCGTTACAAGCTGGATCTCGCGCTCGCTTCGCGGCCGATCGTGGAGATCCGCGCGGCGCGGCGGACGCTGCGGGAGACCTTGCGTGACCACGCCGAGCGGGCCGCGCGGGAAATCGCGCGCCTGCGCGGCGAGCCGGCCTCGCAGCGGCGGCCGGCGGAGGCGTTCGCCGAAGAAGAGCCTTGA